A DNA window from Peromyscus leucopus breed LL Stock chromosome 3, UCI_PerLeu_2.1, whole genome shotgun sequence contains the following coding sequences:
- the LOC114701392 gene encoding killer cell lectin-like receptor subfamily I member 1 isoform X2: protein MPHSKHDEYTANKQDIAYTEIKTTKSPQKQRIPKAEKRPVLLSEEQVNYAELTFHRTSELLPQKPVVGGKRQGPKTTIWRIVTGILGALCVVLMIVVGILLPKYSSCDLCSHDWIAFGNNFYHSFYGIKSWVHSQSACEELNSHLLEIDSKAELENMILFQFDGWILLKIDETEMSWLWENATKIEQTRINDSEKNRSCPYLRGKDIFLDDCSSKKPFTCEFNTL, encoded by the exons atgccTCACAGTAAACACGATGAATATACAGCAAACAAGCAGGACATTGCTTACACAGAGATAAAGACCACTAAGTCTCCACAGAAACAAAGAATACCTAAAGCTGAGAAGAGGCCAGTATTGCTAAGTGAAGAGCAGGTAAACTATGCAGAACTGACATTCCACAGAACATCTGAGCTCCTGCCCCAAAAACCGGTTGTCGGAGGAAAAAGACAAG gCCCCAAAACAACTATATGGAGAATAGTAACGGGCATCCTTGGAGCCTTGTGTGTGGTGCTGATGATAGTCGTGGGGATCTTACTTCCAAAAT ACAGTTCCTGTGATCTTTGTTCACATGACTGGATTGCTTTTGGAAACAATTTCTATCATAGTTTTTATGGAATCAAAAGCTGGGTACACAGTCAGTCTGCATGTGAAGAACTGAATTCTCATCTTCTGGAGATTGACTCCAAAGCAGAGCTG GAAAACATGATATTGTTTCAATTTGATGGGTGGATTCTTCTCAAAATAGATGAAACAGAGATGTCCTGGCTGTGGGAAAATGCCACTAAAATAGAGCAAACTCG AATTAATGATTCAGAAAAGAATCGTAGTTGTCCTTATCTGAGAGGAAAGGACATTTTTCTTGATGACTGTTCATCTAAGAAGCCATTTACCTGTGAGTTTAACACACTCTGA
- the LOC114701392 gene encoding killer cell lectin-like receptor subfamily I member 1 isoform X1: MPHSKHDEYTANKQDIAYTEIKTTKSPQKQRIPKAEKRPVLLSEEQVNYAELTFHRTSELLPQKPVVGGKRQGPKTTIWRIVTGILGALCVVLMIVVGILLPKLFSSQEEQSRKILLHPLLCSKENNSSCDLCSHDWIAFGNNFYHSFYGIKSWVHSQSACEELNSHLLEIDSKAELENMILFQFDGWILLKIDETEMSWLWENATKIEQTRINDSEKNRSCPYLRGKDIFLDDCSSKKPFTCEFNTL; this comes from the exons atgccTCACAGTAAACACGATGAATATACAGCAAACAAGCAGGACATTGCTTACACAGAGATAAAGACCACTAAGTCTCCACAGAAACAAAGAATACCTAAAGCTGAGAAGAGGCCAGTATTGCTAAGTGAAGAGCAGGTAAACTATGCAGAACTGACATTCCACAGAACATCTGAGCTCCTGCCCCAAAAACCGGTTGTCGGAGGAAAAAGACAAG gCCCCAAAACAACTATATGGAGAATAGTAACGGGCATCCTTGGAGCCTTGTGTGTGGTGCTGATGATAGTCGTGGGGATCTTACTTCCAAAAT TATTTTCTAGCCAAgaagaacaaagcagaaaaattTTGCTTCATCCTCTTCTGTGTTCTAAGGAGAATA ACAGTTCCTGTGATCTTTGTTCACATGACTGGATTGCTTTTGGAAACAATTTCTATCATAGTTTTTATGGAATCAAAAGCTGGGTACACAGTCAGTCTGCATGTGAAGAACTGAATTCTCATCTTCTGGAGATTGACTCCAAAGCAGAGCTG GAAAACATGATATTGTTTCAATTTGATGGGTGGATTCTTCTCAAAATAGATGAAACAGAGATGTCCTGGCTGTGGGAAAATGCCACTAAAATAGAGCAAACTCG AATTAATGATTCAGAAAAGAATCGTAGTTGTCCTTATCTGAGAGGAAAGGACATTTTTCTTGATGACTGTTCATCTAAGAAGCCATTTACCTGTGAGTTTAACACACTCTGA